One genomic region from Gossypium hirsutum isolate 1008001.06 chromosome D13, Gossypium_hirsutum_v2.1, whole genome shotgun sequence encodes:
- the LOC107919358 gene encoding uncharacterized protein: MAPFDTLYGQRCRTPLCWSDMEEKKNLGPELVREVEDKNSYVDLRRRDIEYQVGDTVFLKVSPWKKVLRSARIGKLSLRFIDPYEVAERIGLIEVQFDLSYEEESVVILVRELKVLHNKTVPLVKALWRNHKTEEDTWESKHAMKHQNKYLFDSGKFRG; this comes from the exons atggcaccttttGACACTTTGTATGGTCAGAGGTGTAGAACTCCTCTATGTTGGTCCGATATGGAGGAGAAGAAGAACCTGGGTCCGGAGTTGGTTCGGGAGGTTGAGGATAAG AATTCTTATGTTGACCTGAGACGTcgagacatcgagtatcaggttgGTGATACGGTATTTTTGAAggtttctccatggaagaaagttctaagGTCCGCGCGGATAGGTAAGCTCAGTTTGAGGTTCATTGACCCTTATGAGGTTGCCGAGCGAATTGGACTG atcgaggttcaATTTGATCTTTCGTACGAGGAGGAATCGGTTGTGATCTTAGTGCGAGAGCTCAAGGTGCTACACAATAAGACGGTTCCATTGGTGAAAGCTTTGTGGCGCAACCACAAGACTGAGGAAGACACTTGGGAGTCGAAACATGCGATGAAACACCAGAACAAGTAtttgtttgattcaggtaaatttcgaggatga